From the genome of Chloroflexota bacterium, one region includes:
- a CDS encoding ATP-dependent Clp protease proteolytic subunit: MSERIHDTVIPMVIESTGRGERGYDIFSLLLKERIIFLGTPIDDTVANLIVAQFLFLQREDPEKEISLYINSPGGSISAGLAIYDTMQLVTAPVSTIAVGMTASMGTILLCAGTKGRRYALPNATVHIHQPWGGVQGQAVDIEIEARRILRERERLNQILAKHTGQPLERIIQDTDRNFWMNAEEAVEYGIIDEVLRKTEPSNS; this comes from the coding sequence ATACATGATACCGTTATCCCTATGGTGATTGAGAGCACCGGCCGGGGGGAACGAGGGTATGATATCTTTTCCCTCCTGCTGAAAGAAAGGATTATCTTCCTAGGCACGCCGATTGATGACACGGTTGCAAATCTCATCGTAGCACAATTCCTGTTCCTACAGCGAGAAGACCCGGAGAAGGAGATCTCCCTGTACATCAACTCCCCGGGTGGCTCGATCAGTGCCGGCCTGGCCATCTACGATACCATGCAACTGGTCACCGCTCCGGTATCCACTATTGCCGTGGGCATGACCGCCAGCATGGGCACGATCCTGCTCTGTGCAGGGACAAAAGGTCGGCGTTATGCCCTGCCCAATGCTACGGTGCATATCCATCAGCCGTGGGGCGGGGTGCAGGGACAGGCTGTGGACATTGAGATAGAAGCTCGTCGTATCCTGCGCGAGCGGGAACGGCTCAACCAGATTTTAGCGAAACATACCGGCCAGCCTTTGGAGCGAATTATCCAGGATACAGATCGCAACTTCTGGATGAATGCCGAAGAAGCAGTAGAATATGGCATTATTGATGAAGTACTGAGAAAAACAGAGCCCAGCAATTCGTAG